The window TCATATTTCTGTATATCGATAAGGGCCACATAAGCTACTGCAATTGTTCTTTCTGCAGGGTCTCGGAAAGGATCGCCAAATGTGTGCAACTGCTCCATAAATACGTTCTCCAAACCAGTAAGCTGTTTGAGTACACGGTTTGCAGCCTGATCCAGGCTCTCCTGTAACTGTACAAAGCCTCCCATCAGGCTCCACCTCTTTTTTTCAGGAGCAAAACCTCTTTGTATCAAAAGCAGCTTGAAGTTTTCACCATCAAAACCGAAGATGATACAATCTACCGCAACTAATGCACGAGTCTGGCCAGCATATCTAATCACTTCTTTTTCGGTTTATAGTTCTGTAAAGTCTATAGAAGGAGGCTTATGTCTATGAAGTGTGAAAATAACAATTATATTTTAAAATAAAATACGCATCTGTATGATTTATAACGTTTGCGGGCATGAATAGCGAAATTCAGGCTATAGAGGCAGAATTTTACGTGTTAATTTTACCCTTATACCATTCTGATGCTGCAGTTTATACTACAACTATTCTCCCCGAACTCTTTTAGAAGAATCGCGAATGATAAGCTCTGTTTTAAGTATGATCTTTTGGGCAATGAAGCCATGAGGATTATTGATCTGCTCAAGCACATGGCTGGCGGCAAGCTTTCCGATCTGGAAAGCCGGCTGGGCAATTGTTGAAACAGATGGTTCAACAAGCGAAGTAACAGGTTCATCATTAAACCCAATCAGGCCTATATCTTCAGGCATCTTCAATCCACGTGATTTGATCACCAGCATGGCCTGCATGGCCGCAGCATCGTTGATGGCAAAGATTGCATCCGGCGGGTTAGGAAGGTCTAATAAGGCCCGCACCTGCTCCCTAAGGTCGTTATCTGTTAAAGTGCTGTGCCTGATTAAGTGCTCTTGTACCGGTAAATTGTTCTTCTGAAGTGCTTCTATATACCCCTCCTGCCTGTGTCTGCTGATGGAAAGGTTCTCCGGACCTGATAGATGTGCAATGCGTTTGTAGCCCATTTCAATGAGGTGTGCAGTAGCTTTGAAAGCACCATCATGTTCATCCACAATGATCCGGGTAGTGTCGATGCTATCAGAGACCCTATCGAACAAGACCAGGGGAATACCTTTCTTATGGAGCATCTTCAAATGATCATCTTTACTGGTTTCTTTGGAAAGAGAGATGATGAGCCCATCTACCCGGCTGGCCATCAGAGTATTGATATTCCGCATCTCCTCCTCATAAGATTCGTTCGACTGGCAGATCATGACATTATAGCCTTTTTCGGCTGCTATTTCCTGAAAACCACTAAGATTGGCTGAAAAGAA of the Flammeovirgaceae bacterium 311 genome contains:
- a CDS encoding transcriptional regulator (COG1609 Transcriptional regulators), whose amino-acid sequence is MKEIQQRTARSGKTQAAGMGKGQARLKDIARSLNISISTVSRALGGSHDINKDTRKAVVEMARKMAYAPNQIAQSLRTNTTHTLGIIVPDLTTYFFSANLSGFQEIAAEKGYNVMICQSNESYEEEMRNINTLMASRVDGLIISLSKETSKDDHLKMLHKKGIPLVLFDRVSDSIDTTRIIVDEHDGAFKATAHLIEMGYKRIAHLSGPENLSISRHRQEGYIEALQKNNLPVQEHLIRHSTLTDNDLREQVRALLDLPNPPDAIFAINDAAAMQAMLVIKSRGLKMPEDIGLIGFNDEPVTSLVEPSVSTIAQPAFQIGKLAASHVLEQINNPHGFIAQKIILKTELIIRDSSKRVRGE